Proteins encoded together in one Ipomoea triloba cultivar NCNSP0323 chromosome 4, ASM357664v1 window:
- the LOC116015516 gene encoding nuclear transcription factor Y subunit B-1-like, producing the protein MAENSGPGGFNDDESFREQDRWLPIANVGRIMKKTLPANAKVSKDAKETMQECVSEFIGFVTGEASEKCRKERRKTVNGDDICWAMAALGFDDYAPPLRRYLQRYRDQEGERANQERVSNEEAENINNNQFQEPSSSSYHRSHEDETQEQDFPSSSSSFPMTFKSMSKPY; encoded by the coding sequence ATGGCCGAGAACTCCGGGCCGGGGGGATTTAACGACGACGAGAGTTTCCGGGAACAAGACCGGTGGCTTCCGATAGCGAACGTGGGGCGGATCATGAAGAAAACGCTGCCGGCGAACGCGAAGGTGTCGAAAGACGCGAAGGAGACAATGCAGGAGTGCGTTTCGGAGTTCATTGGGTTCGTGACGGGGGAGGCGTCGGAGAAGTGCCGGAAAGAGCGCCGGAAGACGGTGAACGGCGACGACATCTGCTGGGCGATGGCGGCGCTCGGATTCGACGATTACGCGCCGCCGTTGAGGCGGTACTTGCAGAGATATAGAGATCAGGAAGGGGAGAGAGCAAATCAAGAAAGAGTTAGCAACGAAGAAGccgaaaatattaataacaatcaATTCCAGgagccttcttcttcttcatatcATAGAAGCCATGAAGATGAAACTCAAGAACAAGActtcccttcttcttcttcttcttttcccatGACTTTCAAGTCAATGTCAAAGCCATACTAA